The Erythrobacter sp. Alg231-14 genome has a segment encoding these proteins:
- a CDS encoding ABC transporter transmembrane domain-containing protein: MPPDTASSDRPSAPEGESWKTLRRFLPYLWPSDNVELRVRIAIAMTLVLCAKGVTLALPFAYKGAVNAMEGSGAAAEIAAGAQVAMALVAAYVLGRFTSLMFDNLRNVAFERVGQMATLSLAQDVFHRLHRLSLRFHLNRRTGEVTKIIERGTKSIDSMLYFLLFNIAPTAIELIAVAVIFYLNFGWELVAATSVTVVAYIAITRWITEWRTKLRREMNDLDGQALHRAVDSLLNFETVKYFGAEQREEDRYAGAARAYAQAAVKSENSLALLNVVQAGITNALMAGAMAYSVWGWSKGELTVGDLVFVNTYLMQLFRPLDLLGWVYRTIRQGLVDMAEMFRLMDTAVEVEDAPGAPALAVQEPSLRFDNVTFGYEDERTILNGLSFEVPAGSTLAIVGPSGAGKSTIGRLLFRFYDPQGGRILIDGQDIAATQQDSVRAAIGIVPQDSVLFNDTLAYNIAYGAEGTDQSVVEQAARDAALMPLIDRLPDRFDTTVGERGLKLSGGEKQRVAIARTLVKNPPILLLDEATSALDTRTEQEILGTLKRLAKGRTTIAIAHRLSTIADADRIIVLDGGKLAESGTHASLLEARGLYAEMWSQQANENVEEAAE, from the coding sequence ATGCCGCCCGATACCGCCTCTTCCGATCGCCCCTCCGCACCCGAAGGGGAAAGCTGGAAAACGCTGCGGCGTTTCCTGCCCTATCTATGGCCAAGCGATAATGTCGAATTGCGGGTGCGCATCGCCATCGCAATGACATTGGTGCTGTGCGCAAAGGGTGTCACATTGGCATTACCTTTTGCGTATAAGGGTGCGGTCAACGCGATGGAGGGCAGCGGCGCCGCGGCAGAAATCGCGGCGGGTGCCCAGGTCGCAATGGCACTTGTCGCTGCATATGTGTTGGGCCGGTTCACATCTTTGATGTTCGACAATTTGCGCAATGTCGCATTTGAACGGGTCGGGCAAATGGCCACGTTGTCATTGGCCCAAGACGTCTTCCATCGACTGCACCGTCTATCCCTGCGCTTTCACCTCAATCGTCGCACAGGCGAAGTTACGAAGATTATCGAACGCGGGACAAAGAGCATCGATTCCATGCTCTATTTTCTGCTGTTCAACATCGCGCCGACGGCGATCGAATTGATTGCTGTAGCGGTCATCTTCTACCTGAATTTTGGGTGGGAGCTGGTCGCCGCGACTTCGGTGACGGTTGTTGCCTATATCGCGATCACCCGCTGGATAACCGAATGGCGCACTAAATTGCGCCGGGAAATGAACGATCTCGACGGCCAGGCTCTGCACCGTGCCGTGGATTCCCTTTTGAACTTTGAGACGGTCAAATATTTCGGCGCGGAGCAACGCGAAGAAGATCGCTATGCCGGCGCCGCACGTGCCTATGCCCAAGCGGCGGTGAAATCGGAAAACTCGCTCGCCTTGCTCAATGTGGTTCAAGCCGGAATTACCAACGCCTTGATGGCGGGCGCAATGGCCTATTCGGTTTGGGGATGGAGCAAAGGGGAGCTTACGGTTGGCGATCTGGTTTTCGTGAACACGTACCTCATGCAACTCTTCCGGCCTCTCGATCTATTGGGCTGGGTTTACCGGACCATCCGCCAAGGATTGGTCGACATGGCCGAAATGTTCCGATTGATGGACACCGCAGTCGAAGTGGAAGACGCGCCGGGCGCCCCCGCATTGGCCGTGCAGGAACCATCCCTGCGTTTTGACAATGTGACGTTCGGCTATGAAGACGAACGCACAATCTTAAACGGCCTAAGCTTTGAAGTTCCGGCCGGATCCACACTGGCGATTGTTGGCCCCTCCGGCGCTGGCAAAAGCACGATAGGCCGGTTGCTATTCCGGTTTTACGATCCGCAAGGCGGCAGGATCTTGATCGATGGTCAGGATATTGCCGCCACACAACAAGACAGCGTGCGCGCGGCAATCGGCATTGTCCCGCAAGACAGCGTCTTGTTCAACGACACGCTCGCATACAACATTGCCTATGGCGCAGAAGGCACCGATCAATCTGTGGTTGAGCAGGCCGCGCGCGATGCCGCCCTAATGCCGTTGATCGATCGTCTACCGGACCGGTTCGACACCACCGTCGGAGAACGTGGATTGAAACTATCAGGCGGAGAGAAACAACGCGTCGCCATTGCACGGACGCTGGTTAAGAACCCGCCGATTTTGTTGTTGGACGAAGCGACCAGCGCGTTGGACACCCGGACCGAGCAAGAGATCCTAGGCACGCTCAAACGATTGGCCAAAGGGCGGACAACAATTGCCATCGCACACAGGCTTTCGACGATCGCGGATGCTGATCGGATCATTGTGTTGGATGGTGGGAAACTCGCAGAAAGCGGTACCCATGCCAGCCTGTTGGAAGCGCGTGGCCTCTATGCCGAAATGTGGTCGCAACAGGCGAACGAGAACGTGGAAGAGGCAGCGGAATAG